The DNA region ttgtatacatatataccaaaaaaaaaacaatgacaATTACCAATTTGTCCAAAACCCTAACTCtccaaatttgaaaaaatacaTCCAATCAAACAATAGGTCGCCGGAGAGCCCTAGCTTTGCAGATGGGGCAGAAATTCTGGCCACGGCGGAGCCACCTCTCAATGCACTCCCCGTGAAACTCGTGGCGGCAGTGCAGAGTCGCGACGAGCCCACAGTGCAGCTGCTCGAGACATACGCAGCATATATCCGCCTCTTCTCCATCATCGCCGGTACTGTTGTAGCGATGCGTCTCGAACTGTGAGAGAACCTCGTTGTCGGAACTGTCCTCTTCGACTCCCAGCCATTCCCGAATCCGCCTCTCGAGGTAGCTGGAAATAGCGTAGGCGAGTTGCCTGGCGGCCACGGTCGCGAGACGGCTTATTATCTCAACCACTTCTCTCTCCATTACATACAAAGTTTACGATATGACGAGAGAGATGAAGGAAAGGAATTGAATGAATGATCTCACAAGTATAATATTGGTTGGTTTCTTTCTTCCCAAGAAATCACACCATCGATGGTTACTTGATGTTCAAGTAACCCATAAGGAATCTATTTAGGGTTTCCGTTGTTTAATATTCCAGTCTATACCTCAAATTAGGGCATTTACAATAAGGCCGTGAATCTGGCCCGTCGCTcgttgatgaatccgcgaattattgatgatgatgaatgctcgtaaaaataaattacgacacggtgaatttacgtggttcgatttactgaggtaaatctacgtccacgggaagaagggagggcaagattgtattgcttgatctgggattacagcttacaacacagacttgctatatgattttatctctagagagcttaacccttttctatctgatctaagttctatttatacattgaactaggatcgtggtttgcagccccactaacaagatcgtgggtgagcaataactgctcaataactgcttcgtaccactaaatagatcgtgggtatagcggaggtcgtggaggcctttcatgagtccactaactcctagttcggtcgaatgctgagaccgaactgctggactttaccgatcagctcttgccgatctgagaggagagcttgactggtcggcttttaccgagctgtaggctgagtccgaactctttggtcgtgccgaactcttggTCGTGCctaactctttggtgccgaacaggtactctttcttgggctctgggctgatgggccgtcactgttattgggcttgccattagggtttagttcgtaccccatcactaccccccccgaaaagcgacgtgaatcacttcggcgaggtgagtcacttcggcactctggataatggtaagggggaggctgacgtcaggggacatgccttgcgcgtgcctgcattaaatgcgacagtaaaatccggccgttgaatcctgaaaaggtgggattcgaaacggcgcaacgatctcgaaatctttcccgtatCTAATAAATATGctttttcttcctcatttgaacacctttgctgttgcgtcttctatactctctctttctcgagaaattttcttccgctttcaagagcttcttcagactttcttcaccttcaaaaagtaagaaaaaatgtcttcttcttcttcggagtcgggtagcggtaggaaaggggataaggggtcttctggccggaaagggtccggggagaagaccgtagagtatttccatagtattttgagtaaggatactgtgatatccctacccgaaaaatacttttttcctggggggaaggcggtggtacctgacggtgatcatagggctgactccccgccggaggggtacgccaccgtgtacgaggcctgcttagaatgcgggcttcgtttccccctcccttccgcctttatagatttactagatttttttcagcttcctttaggccaagtgactccgaactcttggaggcacttgtcggccttcgctgccgaactccgtaggttaggaagggatttgtctttgaaggcgatccttaaatttttccaatttaagaggaaggggtcttggttttacttgatccctttacaaccctttagggccttttgtaaaacgaagtggccgaagtggcaaaatcgcttcttctactatgataggaccgcggctcctagttttccctggagagggccggagtccgttatccgtcaccctcggcctgaaccgttggacgcgctcgatggcgagctcaacaagattcccatagttaggaaacaatacacggagtctgagctcgtcaagggcgacgtcgtgttcgacatctcgtcttcggacgaagaggccgagggtgaggatttctctttatctttatgctctactgctttaacgaagaaaatctgactttgctttcttgctatttggcagtgtacatgctgagtaaggctagccgcaaatcttcggagtccaaggagccggagaggccgaaaaccaccagctcggcgtctgatgccgagaggactccgaaaaggcaaaaaacctcttcggatccgaagaagccggagtcgacttcggcaaaggggagggggaaggcccagaagcccccgagagcgccagagaaagacgtggtcttggcgcctccttcggaacatatctgtgaaccgtttttatggcccacggacttcgccgaggtgaattctcttcttgattttctggccttacttttttcctgtattttttgtggcccctttgttgacttttttctttatccattttcagaggaacgatatgctctccaagctcgtcgccgtcgaactctccaaagcgtccaatgactatgccgagatgcagaggaagttggcggctgcttgtcatcgggccgaacaggctgaggctaactttgagaaggccagagctgctaggatttcggcccaggatgaagctcagtttgccaaaaaccagctcgtcatccagcgagagcagacgaagcggagcgatgctgctgccgtggttgcccaaggggaggctctccgtgtttacacggagaaactctttttgagcagccagttctcggcctttgtcggtagcctggtaaggctaattgccgataagggcgagcagggggccgacgtcgtgctgcctctgtacagccgagagatagcagctcggcttcagaatctgccgctccttgaggagctcgcttcatcctcggtcctgctttctgcagaccgagtccggagttgtcgagctgatcgggacgagaacctggaggctatctttgcctccgtgggacccgtttcacctgcttcgacttacaacggagagggtgaggccgagccgccggagctggaggccgaagtcgagcgggccgggcatccggagaaggaggccgatcaggaggcggaggcgaggccggcaggaggcgaggcggAGGCTGAGGTagttcaggagaaagaagctgaaccagaccaaggagccggagacgaagctggcggagtatgatttcgtctcccttctcttagtccagtttcttccttgtaaaatggccttgaagccctcctagtgtaaaaaattttccttgtgaatgaaaaattctctacacttgtcttcgtatagcttttcgtactcgcctttattcctgttgtattttactatctgctcggtacagctgccgaactaatatagctgctttgtactcaaggagatggagatacttcactggaaacggctgtactcttcggctttagacgaagctgagcaaagagctatagccgatcagacgaagaatgacgagcttctggctcgtttagtgaagctggaggccgataataaggacttagagtccgataagaaggatctggaggccgagttGAATACGAccgttgctgagaggactgcgtacgaggattacatccgtgtgcgcgggggattgaccatatcagacgttcagagtcgagttgacgaactgtgggaggaatatcatgtactccggaggaacaatgcgctggagagctcggcttgccaacaagttgtgaaatcattacggcgctgggcttctcggtacgacattgttctttctcggcgcccctccatagaaagattccttcggcatgtcgtgctaacagatgctcgcactccagatcaagcctctggttcccttgttcaaaatcctacttccagtcaacaacgaactccggaacagccggaaacgtcaagacgagaacgggctcaggagcaaccggaatcgtcaagacagggacggactgaaattcgccgaggagttgtgactatgagcgagcaagatcagcagatgattattgcagagactcttcatcgccgaggtgttaggacttctcgggctcggggaagaggcgttgggtcgaggatagcatctcgtcgacctgcttattcttcatctgctcggaacaaccgaactcggcttccagaggattttgcagataggtggcttaacttcagcaaccctggacagtagaatagtcctttgtaatagcgtaacgccattttgtagggtagctgagttgtatgccgaacaagatttgaaaaatgaaattttgttttcgcttctaacactgtacttacagcttagcgaaaaaatttcatcgtacttgtcctcggtcttatgaagtaaacttctttgaccggactcgtctttggtctgatgaaataaacatctttgaccggactcgtctttggtctgatgaaataaacatctttgaccggactcgtctttggtctgatgaaataaacatctttgaccggactcgtctttggtctgatgaaataaacatctttgaccagacttggtttgtgttctaatttggcgatttttgtcgccgggatcgaactttcccttgtcctaattcggcgagttttatcgcgtggatcggactttcccagttaaccgaagtggtcttatgcagtaaacctctttgaccagacatggtcgtccccggtcttatgaggtaaacttctttgaccgaacttggtcgtcctaattcggcgaggtttatcgcgtggatcggactttcccttattgcagttcgtttcagacgaagtgcttgttaagctgaattgcggtcttgtatcctccttggaagcttggactcacaatcgttggcttattgcagttcgtttcagacggactgcttgttaagctgacttgtggtcttatatcctccttagaagcttggactcacaatagtctttaataatcgatctaaaaaggggatcagtctttaaagaacgatataccttggtaccatttgtaagagacgacaagcacatagagacaaaacacatagggaaaaaaatgaaaaagacgaaagaaaaaactttaaactttttataaaacgacaagtaaacaGTACAAGTAAaagcaaacaaataaaaacatgtacccctatgaccgaactagacacaagacagactgaccggactttgtctcttacaagtggaacttcttgaggttggagacgtgccatgttcggggtacttgttctcctgacatgtgagtcaatttataagaccctttgccgaggacttctgacacccgatatggaccctcccatgtgggttcgagtttgcccagcttttctgctcggcttacttcgttgtttctcaagacgagatctcccacttgaaattgaagctttttcaccctttggttataataccgggctacttgctccttatacttggctgcttttatgcacgccaattctcttctttcttcggcgagatctagttcggctctcagtccgtcgtcattcatttctgaggagaagtttagagttcggggactgggtacgccgatctccaccggaattacggcttcagtgccgtacaccagactatacggagtttcaccgttggaggttttgggtgtagttcgataggaccataggacttgagggagattttctacccattgtcctttggcttgttctaaccgagcttttaaccctttcaccagaatccggttcgttacttccgtttgtccgtttgcttggggatgggagaccgaagtgaaccgctgttgaatgttcagctcttggcaccaattcttgaacgtcttgtcggtgaactgagtcccattatccgagatgaggatgtggggtatgccaaatcggcacactatgttcttccagacgaagtccaatgcctttgagctcgttatcgtagctaatggttcagcctccacccacttcgtgaagtagtccacggcaacgataaggaatttcatttgccgaggagcttgaggaagtggtcccactatgtctatgccccattgcatgaaaggccaggggctttgcatagtgtatagatcggtctgcggcatccttgggacatttgcatgaatttggcacttcgtacacttcttgacgagctgcactgcctcttgtaccatggttggccaataatatccccatctcagaacttttttagctaaagctctggctccgatgtggctaccgcacgatccttcatgaacttctctgaggatgtagtccgtctcttctggtcctacgcaccgcaataacggctggaggtaagactttctaaagaggactccttcatgaagttcgtaccgaagtgctcggcatgtgatcttccgagcttctctcttatcctcgggcaattgtccttgatccagatactgcaagatcggcgtcattcagttcggcgagctggatactgaatgtacctcggcttcatcaatgcttcgatgcattaattcttccgcctttgagttcggatctgaggccaacttacttaaggtatctgctcggctattttccgctctgggaatgcggattatccgaaaataggagaaacttcggctgatgctttgcgctttgtccaaatacttcatcattctctcgtcacgagcttcacttgcacccaacatgtgatttactatgacttgtgaatcacaatggactttgagagatttgacgagcagactttgcgctaactggagtccggccaggagggcttcgtactcggcttcattattagtagtggggaataggaaccgaagtgagtaggttacctcgtgtccgtcgggagcgacaagtaaaataccagctccacttcccatcttgtttgaagctccatctacgaatccgctccagcagtccggcggctctacttcggattccaagggctgtgctagctcggcattggcagaattcttctgttcggcaataacaggaattgcttgatcgaactttgcttctgcaagaaaatctgccaaggcttgtcccttgatggctttccgaggtagatattcaattgtgtgctctcccaactctatagcccacttggcgattctgcctgatgcttctggtttggtcaacacttgccgaagtggcagatcagttaagacgcataccttgtgagcatagaagtatggccgcagtctccttgctgcatttactaatgccagagcaatcttttccagtggttgataccttgtttctggacctcttaatgctcggcttgtaaagtagatgggaagctgctttaggccttcttctcgtacaagcaccgcgctgatggtttgatccgatgccgctaagtataagaatattacttcggcttcggttggagcagagagaataggaagctcggctagataacttttgagctcgtcaaaggcctttttctgctcggctccccactcgaactttggtgcctttttcaacaccttgaagaacggcagttgcttttcggctgcttgggaaaggaatcgattcagtgcggctagacatccggttagcctttgcacgtcatgtatggacttcggcattgccatgttctgaacgatttgaacttttgaggggtttgccttgagtccgtcctttgaaacccaacaacccagaaactttcccgaatctaccaaaaaggtacacttttggggattaagtttgaggttggctttcttgagcacgttgagagtggacttgaggttgtgctcgtactccgaagtgcttttgcttttgacgactatatcgtcaacatacacttcgacctcctttccaatcaggtgccgaaaaagcttgtctaccatcctttgataagtggctccggcattctttaaaccgaatggcatctttttataagcgaaaatgccgaaatcagtaatgaaggccgtttttgaagcgtcaatctcatccattaaaacttgatggtatcctttgtacagatcaagaaaacaaaaaaatttcaaagcctaccaaagcttctacttttttatctatgttcggaaggggatagcaatctttgggacagtgcttatttagatcggtgaaatctatgcacatccgccatcctccttcctttttcttgatcatgacaggattggccacccacgaaggatacttcacttcgaataacacatccgccttcaataattgacggacttcgtcatggatgacttgacttcgttctgccgcaaagagtctttgcttctgttttatcggccggactgaaggatcaatatttaaccgatgagtgattacctcg from Salvia splendens isolate huo1 chromosome 9, SspV2, whole genome shotgun sequence includes:
- the LOC121748107 gene encoding E3 ubiquitin-protein ligase RNF167-like, whose protein sequence is MEREVVEIISRLATVAARQLAYAISSYLERRIREWLGVEEDSSDNEVLSQFETHRYNSTGDDGEEADICCVCLEQLHCGLVATLHCRHEFHGECIERWLRRGQNFCPICKARALRRPIV